From one Triticum urartu cultivar G1812 chromosome 3, Tu2.1, whole genome shotgun sequence genomic stretch:
- the LOC125547251 gene encoding glutathione transferase GST 23-like, translated as MSEPLKLIGSFGSPMVHRAEVALLLKGVPYEFIQEDLANKSKLLLKHNPVHKKVPVLLHGDRPAVCESLVVVEYVDEAFDGPPLLPSDPFARASARFWARFVNEKCWRSVWMALWTDGQVQASSAREAAKNLKLLEGQLPEGKRFFGGDTIGFLDIAMGGIAHWLGVFEEMAGVRLLTEEDHPLLCKWARDYKADDIVRQCLSERGRVLAELTARKDRYVSIAMTMAAKNY; from the exons ATGTCTGAACCGCTTAAGCTCATCGGCTCCTTCGGCAGCCCGATGGTCCACCGGGCGGAGGTGGCCCTCCTTCTGAAGGGAGTCCCCTACGAGTTCATCCAAGAAGACCTCGCAAACAAAAGCAAGCTGCTGCTGAAGCACAACCCCGTCCACAAGAAGGTCCCCGTGCTCCTCCATGGCGACCGGCCTGCGGTATGTGAGTCGCTTGTCGTTGTTGAGTATGTTGATGAGGCCTTCGATGGCCCGCCGCTCCTCCCCTCCGACCCCTTCGCCCGTGCCTCCGCCCGCTTCTGGGCTCGCTTCGTCAACGAGAAG TGCTGGAGGTCTGTATGGATGGCACTCTGGACGGACGGTCAAGTGCAAGCTTCATCAGCGAGGGAGGCGGCAAAGAACCTAAAGCTTCTTGAGGGACAGTTGCCAGAGGGGAAGAGGTTTTTCGGAGGTGATACTATTGGCTTCCTCGACATAGCCATGGGCGGGATCGCGCATTGGTTAGGAGTCTTTGAGGAGATGGCCGGGGTAAGGCTGCTCACCGAGGAGGACCACCCATTGTTGTGCAAGTGGGCGAGGGACTACAAGGCTGACGACATTGTGAGGCAATGCCTTTCGGAGAGGGGTCGTGTGCTTGCCGAGTTGACGGCGAGGAAGGATCGGTATGTGTCCATAGCTATGACGATGGCCGCAAAGAACTACTAG